Proteins from one Nicotiana tabacum cultivar K326 chromosome 23, ASM71507v2, whole genome shotgun sequence genomic window:
- the LOC107762432 gene encoding 26S proteasome non-ATPase regulatory subunit 8 homolog A-like, translating to MDPKLREVSQIFERFKAAFVRNDFGACTTLLSQLKVLLTEFKSLPPLFQETPNAIHELTIARDIYEHAVVLSVKMEDQDAFERDFFQLKSYYTDARGRLPPSPQEYPILGLNLLRLLVQNRIAEFHTELELLSQRALDNPCIKHAVELEQSFMEGAYHRVLSARQTVPDATYAYFMDLLAKTVRDEIAGCSEKAYDRLSTSDARQMLLFSSDQELLEYVREEHPEWEIKDGFIVFQKVKDSVPCKEIPSLQLITQTLSYARELERIV from the exons ATGGATCCAAAGCTAagagaagtttcacaaattttcgaGCGATTCAAAGCCGCTTTTGTGCGTAACGATTTCGGCGCTTGTACTACCCTACTCTCTCAGCTCAAG GTTCTGTTGACCGAATTCAAGAGCCTACCTCCCCTATTCCAAGAAACACCTAATGCCATCCATGAGTTGACAATTGCAA GAGATATTTACGAGCATGCGGTTGTTTTATCTGTGAAGATGGAGGATCAAGATGCTTTTGAGAGGGACTTTTTTCAGCTAAAGTCTTATTACACAGATGCACG TGGTCGTCTTCCACCTTCCCCGCAGGAATACCCAATCTTAGGTCTCAACCTTCTGAGACTCCTTGTACAAAATAGAATTGCTGAATTCCACACTGAACTTGAGTTGCTTTCTCAACGTGCTTTGGACAATCCATGTATAAAGCATGCTGTTGAATTGGAGCAATCCTTCATGGAAGGGGCCTACCACCGGGTGTTGAGTGCAAGGCAGACCGTGCCAGATGCAACCTATGCTTATTTCATGGATCTGCTTGCAAAGACTGTGAG GGATGAGATAGCTGGATGCAGTGAGAAAGCTTATGATCGTCTTTCAACTAGTGATGCTCGGCAAATGTTGCTGTTCTCCTCGGATCAAGAACTTCTTGAATATGTTAGGGAG GAGCATCCTGAGTGGGAGATCAAAGATGGGTTTATCGTCTTCCAAAAAGTAAAAGATTCTGTGCCTTGCAAGGAAATACCATCCCTTCAGCTCATCACTCAAACACTCAGCTATGCAAGGGAGTTGGAGCGAATTGTCTGA
- the LOC107813384 gene encoding protein ABIL2 isoform X3 — MGNEFPSFLTANGPQESSNYDEIFMQHSLQFSDSLKDLKNLRKQLYSAAEYFESSYGENEHKTLVIETLKDYVSKALVSSVDHLGSVACKLNSFLDEKVDEFSTTKLRFSCMEQKLQTCQEFVDRSGLLQQSFVILTPKQHKRYVTSAAETQSAVLKPRQRHKEQNLCPQDDLQLPKQGDCFPHPFQALPSKPHSYKPKYMKRHSKISWTDASPNPLNFSFTRVASTKEVGKRSVSPLKFALKRSGSVNRSVSPLMRFGSVISRSISPSTSNNKCPSEPRRAVSLSINPERNGAKDIQDYSRKSKNVLTAFLSLHSHGSRKGNIPSRYRDDR; from the exons ATGGGAAATGAGTTTCCATCATTTTTGACAGCAAATGGTCCTCAAGAAAGCTCCAACTATGATGAAATATTTATGCAGCATAGTTTGCAGTTCTCTGATAGTTTAAAG GACTTGAAGAATTTAAGGAAGCAGTTGTATTCAGCTGCAGAGTACTTTGAATCTTCTTATGGGGAAAATGAGCACAAAACATT AGTGATAGAGACTTTGAAAGATTATGTGAGTAAAGCTCTAGTTAGTAGTGTGGATCATTTGGGATCTGTGGCATGTAAATTAAATAGCTTCTTGGATGAAAAAGTTGATGAATTTTCTACAACCAAGCTTCGTTTCTCATGCATGGAACAG AAATTGCAAACATGCCAAGAATTCGTTGATCGCAGTGGCCTCTTGCAACAATCCTTTGTAATTCTGACTCCAAAGCAACATAAGCGTTACGTGACTTCAG CTGCAGAGACACAATCTGCAGTTCTAAAACCTCGACAAAGACATAAGGAACAGAACCTGTGCCCTCAAGATGACCTGCAGCTGCCTAAGCAAG GTGATTGTTTTCCTCATCCTTTTCAAGCTCTACCATCAAAGCCACATTCATATAAACCAAAGTACAT GAAAAGGCATTCCAAGATTTCATGGACAGATGCTTCTCCAAATCCTCTCAACTTCTCGTTCACAAGGGTAGCATCCACCAAAGAAGTTG GGAAAAGATCAGTTTCACCACTTAAATTTGCTCTCAAGCGCTCTGGATCTGTCAATAGATCAGTTTCTCCTCTCATGCGTTTTGGATCCGTTATCAGTAGATCAATTTCTCCCAGCACTTCCAATAATAAA TGTCCATCTGAGCCACGGCGGGCAGTTTCCTTGTCAATAAATCCAGAAAGAAATGGTGCAAAGGATATTCAAGACTACAGCAGAAAGAGTAAAAATGTACTTACAGCATTCCTCAGCCTTCATAGTCATGGATCAAGAAAGGGAAATATACCTTCCAGATACCGCGACGACAGATGA
- the LOC107813383 gene encoding uncharacterized protein LOC107813383 isoform X2 codes for MGDVKKWSVTYTKHLKQKRKVYHDGFLELQSSSHKAMLYDDCEKLLGIKILKNDDDVKTGETLPFDSYLVDIGDPHGDYNPIPKLNTKLMDKKVPVESGLLHSGKSSTAVDNRKSNLGKRKATPSNLSPSQKIIREFKKSEASKYGSSPGSLDTTKSSTEEWQVLYTTQITQKAKKFHDGYLRLVMSGSHGKQIMLYDATRRLLDSRFLKKNESIMSGQSVTFDGHLVEIGESEEDQKPPKDLRDQGKHVTGLGKREPVHGDVGVHNKFPAEFKKSEVRKYSSSPGSLDMAKSSTEEWQVLYTTQITQKAKKFHDGILRLVMSSSHGKQIMLYDATRRLLVSRFLKKNENIDSGESVTFDGYLVDIGECKGDQKPPKDISPRGKHIKELGKRGPVHGEVAVLNKLLAEWDAMYTAQITQKAKKYNNGILRLSSCGSYQSQVTLLTEEGNILCRRFLKLSEHVTTGTTLNLSNYLVEVGDMRTSPEGKPQTDASSREHAQSDFKISGLDNIKSSRRISSDKPLPNMEHMDSKTASCSVDNTMNCRISRSNSVRAAHEILSILKKPISSKGAGTVRDITFADECQVLQSSNLVCSDIKSQTEEHLLQDFNVKGSSSLHREEQTTMTHSSGTNLSEIKVTDAFHLDEISQPSDCTGQRVYHTRSLSLSTGLGEMDICLRDVECTVTERSPTAKLKHLVIPESDSKIQAVETLRHDRSNKILEIEDASESVSQQDNPSGPVAPLTDACTLTHASNKPAVDNKQMDTQRRQEGFSGVITDVSNDSPPQFPCHSTETNSLHDISTYKMDDLPSFDLGF; via the exons ATGGGAGATGTGAAGAAATGGAGCGTGACGTACACGAAGCATCTCAAGCAGAAGCGAAAAGTTTATCACGATGGCTTCTTAGAGCTTCAATCTTCAAGCCACAAG GCCATGCTCTATGATGATTGTGAGAAGCTGTTAGGCATTAAGATTTTGAAGAATGACGATGATGTCAAAACAGGCGAAACACTGCCATTTGATTCTTACCTTGTTGATATTGGTGATCCTCACGGCGATTACAACCCTATACCCAAATTAAATACTAAACTGATGGATAAGAAAGTTCCGGTGGAATCTGGGCTACTGCATTCTGGGAAAAGCTCAACTGCTGTTG ATAATAGGAAATCTAATCTGGGGAAAAGGAAAGCAACACCAAGTAATCTAAGCCCATCACAAAAGATTATTAGAG AGTTCAAGAAAAGTGAAGCTAGCAAATATGGTTCTTCTCCAGGTTCTCTTGATACAACAAAGTCAAGCACAGAAG AATGGCAGGTATTGTACACCACACAAATAACTCAAAAGGCAAAGAAGTTCCATGATGGGTATTTGCGACTTGTGATGTCTGGCTCACATGGCAAGCAG ATCATGCTGTATGATGCAACCAGGAGACTCCTAGATAGTAGGTTTCTGAAAAAGAATGAAAGTATCATGTCTGGCCAATCGGTAACATTTGATGGTCACTTAGTGGAGATAGGAGAATCTGAGGAAGATCAAAAGCCTCCAAAGGACCTTAGAGATCAAGGAAAGCATGTCACAGGACTTGGAAAAAGAGAACCAGTACACGGGGATGTCGGTGTCCATAACAAGTTTCCGGCTG AGTTCAAGAAGAGTGAAGTTCGCAAATATAGTTCTTCACCGGGTTCCCTTGACATGGCAAAGTCAAGCACAGAAG AATGGCAGGTACTCTACACCACACAAATAACTCAAAAGGCAAAGAAGTTCCATGATGGGATTTTGCGACTGGTGATGTCTAGCTCACATGGAAAACAG ATCATGCTGTATGATGCGACCAGGAGACTCCTAGTTAGCAGGTTTCTGAAAAAGAATGAGAACATCGATTCTGGTGAATCGGTAACATTTGATGGTTACTTGGTGGATATTGGAGAATGTAAGGGAGACCAAAAGCCTCCAAAGGATATTAGTCCTCGAGGAAAGCATATCAAGGAACTTGGAAAAAGAGGACCGGTACACGGGGAAGTTGCTGTCCTCAATAAGTTGCTTGCTG AATGGGATGCCATGTATACAGCTCAGATAACTCAAAAGGCAAAAAAGTACAATAATGGAATCCTTAGACTTTCATCCTGTGGTTCCTACCAATCTCAG GTTACTCTACTTACAGAAGAAGGAAACATACTATGCCGAAGGTTCCTCAAGTTATCAGAACATGTCACAACTGGAACTACATTGAATCTGTCAAATTATTTGGTTGAAGTTGGTGACATGAGGACAAGTCCAGAAG GAAAACCTCAAACTGATGCTTCTTCCCGAGAGCATGCACAATCTGATTTTAAAATATCTGGACTCGACAATATCAAATCAAGTAGGAGAATCTCCTCTGACAAGCCACTTCCTAATA TGGAACATATGGACTCAAAGACTGCAAGCTGTTCTGTTGACAATACAATGAATTGTAGGATCTCCAGATCAAACTCTGTTCGTGCAG CTCATGAAATCTTGTCCATTCTTAAAAAACCGATCTCTTCGAAAGGTGCTGGCACAGTAAGGGACATCACATTTGCAGACGAATGCCAAGTATTGCAGTCATCAAATCTTGTTTGCAGTGACATTAAGAGTCAAACAGAGGAACATCTCTTGCAAGACTTCAATGTTAAAGGCAGTTCATCATTGCATAGGGAAGAACAAACTACCATGACGCATAGCAGCGGCACGAACCTTTCAGAAATAAAAGTTACTGATGCATTCCATTTGGATGAAATTTCTCAACCATCGGATTGCACCGGTCAAAGAGTATATCATACTCGGTCATTAAGCTTGTCTACAGG ATTAGGAGAGATGGATATATGCTTGCGTGATGTAGAATGCACTGTCACAGAGAGGTCTCCAACTGCAAAGCTGAAGCATTTGGTTATTCCTGAGTCAGACTCTAAGATTCAAGCAGTTGAAACACTCCGCCACGACAGGTCTAATAAAATTTTGGAAATTGAGGATGCATCTGAATCTGTCTCGCAGCAAG ATAATCCTAGTGGCCCAGTGGCTCCATTAACTGATGCCTGCACCTTGACTCATGCATCCAACAAG CCTGCTGTCGATAACAAGCAGATGGATACTCAACGTAGGCAAGAGGGATTTTCTGGTGTTATTACTGATGTTTCAAATGATTCTCCTCCACAGTTCCCTTGTCACTCAACTGAGACGAATTCTCTTCATGATATCAGTACATACAAAATGGATGATTTACCTAGTTTTGATCTTGGATTTTAG
- the LOC107813384 gene encoding protein ABIL2 isoform X2, producing MGNEFPSFLTANGPQESSNYDEIFMQHSLQFSDSLKDLKNLRKQLYSAAEYFESSYGENEHKTLVIETLKDYVSKALVSSVDHLGSVACKLNSFLDEKVDEFSTTKLRFSCMEQKLQTCQEFVDRSGLLQQSFVILTPKQHKRYVTSETQSAVLKPRQRHKEQNLCPQDDLQLPKQGDCFPHPFQALPSKPHSYKPKYMKRHSKISWTDASPNPLNFSFTRVASTKEVGKRSVSPLKFALKRSGSVNRSVSPLMRFGSVISRSISPSTSNNKVRCPSEPRRAVSLSINPERNGAKDIQDYSRKSKNVLTAFLSLHSHGSRKGNIPSRYRDDR from the exons ATGGGAAATGAGTTTCCATCATTTTTGACAGCAAATGGTCCTCAAGAAAGCTCCAACTATGATGAAATATTTATGCAGCATAGTTTGCAGTTCTCTGATAGTTTAAAG GACTTGAAGAATTTAAGGAAGCAGTTGTATTCAGCTGCAGAGTACTTTGAATCTTCTTATGGGGAAAATGAGCACAAAACATT AGTGATAGAGACTTTGAAAGATTATGTGAGTAAAGCTCTAGTTAGTAGTGTGGATCATTTGGGATCTGTGGCATGTAAATTAAATAGCTTCTTGGATGAAAAAGTTGATGAATTTTCTACAACCAAGCTTCGTTTCTCATGCATGGAACAG AAATTGCAAACATGCCAAGAATTCGTTGATCGCAGTGGCCTCTTGCAACAATCCTTTGTAATTCTGACTCCAAAGCAACATAAGCGTTACGTGACTTCAG AGACACAATCTGCAGTTCTAAAACCTCGACAAAGACATAAGGAACAGAACCTGTGCCCTCAAGATGACCTGCAGCTGCCTAAGCAAG GTGATTGTTTTCCTCATCCTTTTCAAGCTCTACCATCAAAGCCACATTCATATAAACCAAAGTACAT GAAAAGGCATTCCAAGATTTCATGGACAGATGCTTCTCCAAATCCTCTCAACTTCTCGTTCACAAGGGTAGCATCCACCAAAGAAGTTG GGAAAAGATCAGTTTCACCACTTAAATTTGCTCTCAAGCGCTCTGGATCTGTCAATAGATCAGTTTCTCCTCTCATGCGTTTTGGATCCGTTATCAGTAGATCAATTTCTCCCAGCACTTCCAATAATAAAGTGAGG TGTCCATCTGAGCCACGGCGGGCAGTTTCCTTGTCAATAAATCCAGAAAGAAATGGTGCAAAGGATATTCAAGACTACAGCAGAAAGAGTAAAAATGTACTTACAGCATTCCTCAGCCTTCATAGTCATGGATCAAGAAAGGGAAATATACCTTCCAGATACCGCGACGACAGATGA
- the LOC107813384 gene encoding protein ABIL2 isoform X1 encodes MGNEFPSFLTANGPQESSNYDEIFMQHSLQFSDSLKDLKNLRKQLYSAAEYFESSYGENEHKTLVIETLKDYVSKALVSSVDHLGSVACKLNSFLDEKVDEFSTTKLRFSCMEQKLQTCQEFVDRSGLLQQSFVILTPKQHKRYVTSAAETQSAVLKPRQRHKEQNLCPQDDLQLPKQGDCFPHPFQALPSKPHSYKPKYMKRHSKISWTDASPNPLNFSFTRVASTKEVGKRSVSPLKFALKRSGSVNRSVSPLMRFGSVISRSISPSTSNNKVRCPSEPRRAVSLSINPERNGAKDIQDYSRKSKNVLTAFLSLHSHGSRKGNIPSRYRDDR; translated from the exons ATGGGAAATGAGTTTCCATCATTTTTGACAGCAAATGGTCCTCAAGAAAGCTCCAACTATGATGAAATATTTATGCAGCATAGTTTGCAGTTCTCTGATAGTTTAAAG GACTTGAAGAATTTAAGGAAGCAGTTGTATTCAGCTGCAGAGTACTTTGAATCTTCTTATGGGGAAAATGAGCACAAAACATT AGTGATAGAGACTTTGAAAGATTATGTGAGTAAAGCTCTAGTTAGTAGTGTGGATCATTTGGGATCTGTGGCATGTAAATTAAATAGCTTCTTGGATGAAAAAGTTGATGAATTTTCTACAACCAAGCTTCGTTTCTCATGCATGGAACAG AAATTGCAAACATGCCAAGAATTCGTTGATCGCAGTGGCCTCTTGCAACAATCCTTTGTAATTCTGACTCCAAAGCAACATAAGCGTTACGTGACTTCAG CTGCAGAGACACAATCTGCAGTTCTAAAACCTCGACAAAGACATAAGGAACAGAACCTGTGCCCTCAAGATGACCTGCAGCTGCCTAAGCAAG GTGATTGTTTTCCTCATCCTTTTCAAGCTCTACCATCAAAGCCACATTCATATAAACCAAAGTACAT GAAAAGGCATTCCAAGATTTCATGGACAGATGCTTCTCCAAATCCTCTCAACTTCTCGTTCACAAGGGTAGCATCCACCAAAGAAGTTG GGAAAAGATCAGTTTCACCACTTAAATTTGCTCTCAAGCGCTCTGGATCTGTCAATAGATCAGTTTCTCCTCTCATGCGTTTTGGATCCGTTATCAGTAGATCAATTTCTCCCAGCACTTCCAATAATAAAGTGAGG TGTCCATCTGAGCCACGGCGGGCAGTTTCCTTGTCAATAAATCCAGAAAGAAATGGTGCAAAGGATATTCAAGACTACAGCAGAAAGAGTAAAAATGTACTTACAGCATTCCTCAGCCTTCATAGTCATGGATCAAGAAAGGGAAATATACCTTCCAGATACCGCGACGACAGATGA
- the LOC107813383 gene encoding uncharacterized protein LOC107813383 isoform X1, whose translation MGDVKKWSVTYTKHLKQKRKVYHDGFLELQSSSHKAMLYDDCEKLLGIKILKNDDDVKTGETLPFDSYLVDIGDPHGDYNPIPKLNTKLMDKKVPVESGLLHSGKSSTAVDNRKSNLGKRKATPSNLSPSQKIIREFKKSEASKYGSSPGSLDTTKSSTEEWQVLYTTQITQKAKKFHDGYLRLVMSGSHGKQIMLYDATRRLLDSRFLKKNESIMSGQSVTFDGHLVEIGESEEDQKPPKDLRDQGKHVTGLGKREPVHGDVGVHNKFPAEFKKSEVRKYSSSPGSLDMAKSSTEEWQVLYTTQITQKAKKFHDGILRLVMSSSHGKQIMLYDATRRLLVSRFLKKNENIDSGESVTFDGYLVDIGECKGDQKPPKDISPRGKHIKELGKRGPVHGEVAVLNKLLAEWDAMYTAQITQKAKKYNNGILRLSSCGSYQSQVTLLTEEGNILCRRFLKLSEHVTTGTTLNLSNYLVEVGDMRTSPEGKPQTDASSREHAQSDFKISGLDNIKSSRRISSDKPLPNREPQNGVFSVEHMDSKTASCSVDNTMNCRISRSNSVRAAHEILSILKKPISSKGAGTVRDITFADECQVLQSSNLVCSDIKSQTEEHLLQDFNVKGSSSLHREEQTTMTHSSGTNLSEIKVTDAFHLDEISQPSDCTGQRVYHTRSLSLSTGLGEMDICLRDVECTVTERSPTAKLKHLVIPESDSKIQAVETLRHDRSNKILEIEDASESVSQQDNPSGPVAPLTDACTLTHASNKPAVDNKQMDTQRRQEGFSGVITDVSNDSPPQFPCHSTETNSLHDISTYKMDDLPSFDLGF comes from the exons ATGGGAGATGTGAAGAAATGGAGCGTGACGTACACGAAGCATCTCAAGCAGAAGCGAAAAGTTTATCACGATGGCTTCTTAGAGCTTCAATCTTCAAGCCACAAG GCCATGCTCTATGATGATTGTGAGAAGCTGTTAGGCATTAAGATTTTGAAGAATGACGATGATGTCAAAACAGGCGAAACACTGCCATTTGATTCTTACCTTGTTGATATTGGTGATCCTCACGGCGATTACAACCCTATACCCAAATTAAATACTAAACTGATGGATAAGAAAGTTCCGGTGGAATCTGGGCTACTGCATTCTGGGAAAAGCTCAACTGCTGTTG ATAATAGGAAATCTAATCTGGGGAAAAGGAAAGCAACACCAAGTAATCTAAGCCCATCACAAAAGATTATTAGAG AGTTCAAGAAAAGTGAAGCTAGCAAATATGGTTCTTCTCCAGGTTCTCTTGATACAACAAAGTCAAGCACAGAAG AATGGCAGGTATTGTACACCACACAAATAACTCAAAAGGCAAAGAAGTTCCATGATGGGTATTTGCGACTTGTGATGTCTGGCTCACATGGCAAGCAG ATCATGCTGTATGATGCAACCAGGAGACTCCTAGATAGTAGGTTTCTGAAAAAGAATGAAAGTATCATGTCTGGCCAATCGGTAACATTTGATGGTCACTTAGTGGAGATAGGAGAATCTGAGGAAGATCAAAAGCCTCCAAAGGACCTTAGAGATCAAGGAAAGCATGTCACAGGACTTGGAAAAAGAGAACCAGTACACGGGGATGTCGGTGTCCATAACAAGTTTCCGGCTG AGTTCAAGAAGAGTGAAGTTCGCAAATATAGTTCTTCACCGGGTTCCCTTGACATGGCAAAGTCAAGCACAGAAG AATGGCAGGTACTCTACACCACACAAATAACTCAAAAGGCAAAGAAGTTCCATGATGGGATTTTGCGACTGGTGATGTCTAGCTCACATGGAAAACAG ATCATGCTGTATGATGCGACCAGGAGACTCCTAGTTAGCAGGTTTCTGAAAAAGAATGAGAACATCGATTCTGGTGAATCGGTAACATTTGATGGTTACTTGGTGGATATTGGAGAATGTAAGGGAGACCAAAAGCCTCCAAAGGATATTAGTCCTCGAGGAAAGCATATCAAGGAACTTGGAAAAAGAGGACCGGTACACGGGGAAGTTGCTGTCCTCAATAAGTTGCTTGCTG AATGGGATGCCATGTATACAGCTCAGATAACTCAAAAGGCAAAAAAGTACAATAATGGAATCCTTAGACTTTCATCCTGTGGTTCCTACCAATCTCAG GTTACTCTACTTACAGAAGAAGGAAACATACTATGCCGAAGGTTCCTCAAGTTATCAGAACATGTCACAACTGGAACTACATTGAATCTGTCAAATTATTTGGTTGAAGTTGGTGACATGAGGACAAGTCCAGAAG GAAAACCTCAAACTGATGCTTCTTCCCGAGAGCATGCACAATCTGATTTTAAAATATCTGGACTCGACAATATCAAATCAAGTAGGAGAATCTCCTCTGACAAGCCACTTCCTAATA GGGAACCTCAAAATGGAGTTTTTTCAGTGGAACATATGGACTCAAAGACTGCAAGCTGTTCTGTTGACAATACAATGAATTGTAGGATCTCCAGATCAAACTCTGTTCGTGCAG CTCATGAAATCTTGTCCATTCTTAAAAAACCGATCTCTTCGAAAGGTGCTGGCACAGTAAGGGACATCACATTTGCAGACGAATGCCAAGTATTGCAGTCATCAAATCTTGTTTGCAGTGACATTAAGAGTCAAACAGAGGAACATCTCTTGCAAGACTTCAATGTTAAAGGCAGTTCATCATTGCATAGGGAAGAACAAACTACCATGACGCATAGCAGCGGCACGAACCTTTCAGAAATAAAAGTTACTGATGCATTCCATTTGGATGAAATTTCTCAACCATCGGATTGCACCGGTCAAAGAGTATATCATACTCGGTCATTAAGCTTGTCTACAGG ATTAGGAGAGATGGATATATGCTTGCGTGATGTAGAATGCACTGTCACAGAGAGGTCTCCAACTGCAAAGCTGAAGCATTTGGTTATTCCTGAGTCAGACTCTAAGATTCAAGCAGTTGAAACACTCCGCCACGACAGGTCTAATAAAATTTTGGAAATTGAGGATGCATCTGAATCTGTCTCGCAGCAAG ATAATCCTAGTGGCCCAGTGGCTCCATTAACTGATGCCTGCACCTTGACTCATGCATCCAACAAG CCTGCTGTCGATAACAAGCAGATGGATACTCAACGTAGGCAAGAGGGATTTTCTGGTGTTATTACTGATGTTTCAAATGATTCTCCTCCACAGTTCCCTTGTCACTCAACTGAGACGAATTCTCTTCATGATATCAGTACATACAAAATGGATGATTTACCTAGTTTTGATCTTGGATTTTAG
- the LOC107813384 gene encoding protein ABIL2 isoform X4 has product MGNEFPSFLTANGPQESSNYDEIFMQHSLQFSDSLKDLKNLRKQLYSAAEYFESSYGENEHKTLVIETLKDYVSKALVSSVDHLGSVACKLNSFLDEKVDEFSTTKLRFSCMEQKLQTCQEFVDRSGLLQQSFVILTPKQHKRYVTSETQSAVLKPRQRHKEQNLCPQDDLQLPKQGDCFPHPFQALPSKPHSYKPKYMKRHSKISWTDASPNPLNFSFTRVASTKEVGKRSVSPLKFALKRSGSVNRSVSPLMRFGSVISRSISPSTSNNKCPSEPRRAVSLSINPERNGAKDIQDYSRKSKNVLTAFLSLHSHGSRKGNIPSRYRDDR; this is encoded by the exons ATGGGAAATGAGTTTCCATCATTTTTGACAGCAAATGGTCCTCAAGAAAGCTCCAACTATGATGAAATATTTATGCAGCATAGTTTGCAGTTCTCTGATAGTTTAAAG GACTTGAAGAATTTAAGGAAGCAGTTGTATTCAGCTGCAGAGTACTTTGAATCTTCTTATGGGGAAAATGAGCACAAAACATT AGTGATAGAGACTTTGAAAGATTATGTGAGTAAAGCTCTAGTTAGTAGTGTGGATCATTTGGGATCTGTGGCATGTAAATTAAATAGCTTCTTGGATGAAAAAGTTGATGAATTTTCTACAACCAAGCTTCGTTTCTCATGCATGGAACAG AAATTGCAAACATGCCAAGAATTCGTTGATCGCAGTGGCCTCTTGCAACAATCCTTTGTAATTCTGACTCCAAAGCAACATAAGCGTTACGTGACTTCAG AGACACAATCTGCAGTTCTAAAACCTCGACAAAGACATAAGGAACAGAACCTGTGCCCTCAAGATGACCTGCAGCTGCCTAAGCAAG GTGATTGTTTTCCTCATCCTTTTCAAGCTCTACCATCAAAGCCACATTCATATAAACCAAAGTACAT GAAAAGGCATTCCAAGATTTCATGGACAGATGCTTCTCCAAATCCTCTCAACTTCTCGTTCACAAGGGTAGCATCCACCAAAGAAGTTG GGAAAAGATCAGTTTCACCACTTAAATTTGCTCTCAAGCGCTCTGGATCTGTCAATAGATCAGTTTCTCCTCTCATGCGTTTTGGATCCGTTATCAGTAGATCAATTTCTCCCAGCACTTCCAATAATAAA TGTCCATCTGAGCCACGGCGGGCAGTTTCCTTGTCAATAAATCCAGAAAGAAATGGTGCAAAGGATATTCAAGACTACAGCAGAAAGAGTAAAAATGTACTTACAGCATTCCTCAGCCTTCATAGTCATGGATCAAGAAAGGGAAATATACCTTCCAGATACCGCGACGACAGATGA